The genomic interval CAGTCCTCACTGTGCTGCAGACTAGCAATTCAATTGTAGCTGTTACcatgactcagtttcctcatctgtaaaataagtaTAATGCCTAGCAAcgttttcatgaaaatttaataatttatacacACCACGTGCTTTAGAACAGCATTCACTAAAAACTATTACCACATTCTCTAGAGCCAGCCGCTGGTAAAGTAGGGTTTGACGAATGAATacaggaatgaatgaataatcttCGGAGGAAAGTTCTTTCCTGGGCGGCTGGAGTCAGAGACGCAAAATGGGAGGATACAATGATGGGGGAAGAGGCCCACCCCCAGAAAGTTCTCTTCGTCCGATGGTCAGGAGGGCCCGAATGCCCGGAAGCCGGCCGGCCTCAGCCGGGCGGACCAATGGGGCCgcggggagggagggcagagggccCCGCCAGCCCTTTCCGTCTGGGGCGCAGGCGGCCCCGCCCCTTGGAACGTTGCGACGTCCGAAGCATTCCACGGTTGCTACATCGTCGTGAGGGGCGGGGCGCCTGTCAGGGAAGCGGCGCGCGCGGGCGGCAGGCGGGTTGGGACTCCGCAGCACAGTGCCAGCGCCAGCTCCAGAGCCGCCCGCGCCCGGCGCTCTCCCGCCCGCCGCCTGTCTTCTGACTCGCGATCCCGCACTCCCGCTTTGCCCGTGCGCTGCCCGAGTATGGAGTTGCTGTGCTGTGAGGGCACCCGACACGCGCCCCGGGCCGGGCCAGACCCGCGGCTGCTGGGGGACCAGCGTGTCCTGCAGAGCTTGCTCCGCCTGGAGGAGCGCTACGTGCCCCGCGCCTCCTACTTCCAATGCGTGCAGAAGGAGATCAAGCCGCACATGCGGAAGATGCTGGCGTACTGGATGCTGGAGGTACGGCCGGGAGGGGTCCCTTCTCCCGCGCCGCCCCGGGCTCTGGACTGAGGCCGCCTTTATCGGGACATCATGGTCCTAACAATAATTTGCAAGATGCTCTGGTGGCCCAGACTCTCGGGGCCTGGCCTTTCCTGCGGGCACCCTAGCCAGCTGCCTTCGTgtatccctttcccctccctaacTCTGATCGGCTCCTCTGACTCTGCCACTTATTTGCACACTTAGCTTCTCTTTGGGCTGGGAAAGCAGGACAAGGGCCACCCTCTCCCCTCCAGCTTCCCTTAGCCTCCCTCCCCCGCCCGGTCTTCTCAGGAGAGCGTGGCTGGAAATCCCTGGGCTCGGCCGCCCCCGCTCCAGAGCTGGTTCCTGTGTCTGTCGCGGGGTTTTGGTGGGGAAGCCAGTGGGGGTGGCGCGCGCTCTGTTCCGGCGGACAGGGAAATGAAAAGTGCGGGAGACAGCGGCAGgagtctcctcccttccccttgggTGTGTGCAGTGGGGGTGGTAATAAGGTCCCAGCTCTCTGGCTAGCACGGGCGACCTTTCGGTCCCCCTTTTCCTCGTTGTAAGGGTGAGGAGTCTCTGGAATCCTTCGTAAGAAAGGGAGCCTCTGCTTTAACCCCGGTCCCCGGGGAGCGCGGAGGAGGCAACACAGAGGAAGTGTATGTGGCGGGGTGTCACCTTGGGGAGGGCGCATCCTCCTCAGTTATTGGTCCTTGTCACTCACTGTAAGTGGCTTTCCGTCTCTCCCGTTTTTGCTCCTCAGTACACCTCCCTTCTGCGCCCCCCAATCCCTTCAACTGCTGTTTCCCATGCTCCAGTCCCGAATGACTGTATGCCCTTCCCCAGGTGTGTGAGGAACAGCGCTGTGAGGAGGAAGTCTTCCCCCTGGCCATGAACTACCTGGATCGCTACCTGTCTTGTGTCCCCACCCGAAAGGCGCAGTTGCAGCTCCTGGGTGCGGTCTGCATGCTGCTGGCATCCAAGTTGCGCGAAACCACGCCCCTGACCATCGAAAAACTGTGCATCTACACCGACCACGCTGTGTCTCCCCACCAGATGCGGGTGCGTGTGGTCCCCCACCCCCATACTGTCTCTTTACTTCCCAGAAAAAGGAAAGCTAAGACCTCAGAGGCTTTCTCCCTCCCGGGAAGGGGGAGCAAGGCCAgccaaggcttttttttttaaaaaagaactggagCAGGACAAAGGTGGCAGTGTGGTGTAATGGTCAGGGCTAGAGCTGCAGGTCTGCACTAAACACCTTTCTCATCACCTCCAGGGGGTGCTACTCCTTCATGGTCTTTCCCCCAGATAGCAACAAGTCTAACTCTGCGTCTACACTGACCAGTAGGTACTTTGCCTCTGGGTTTATACAGCCACCATGAGTTATTTATTGGCAGCAGAAGGGCATGCCCACACACCCCCCCACCGAAGTAGGGGAGTGGAATGTGCTTGGTGAGGGGGCGGGGGCTGCCTTGGTTGAGTCTTTATCCCGTGTGGACTTTGTGATAGAAAAGCCTCCCAGAGCAGATTAAAGCCAGGCCCTGATTGCTCTAAGGAAGTGCTGAGGTGTTTCATCCTACCGACTTTCTTTCCCCTCTATCCCCAAAGACATTTCCTTCCTAATCCTCCCTTCCCTGTCCTCATTCTGAAAAACTGGAGCAGCTGCTTTGGACTGTGGAAACGGTCATCTCTCTTTCCCCCTTAGCCAAAGGCTGGAGCTGAGGGACAGGGAGCTGAGCTGCAGCTGCTTCCGATGTGATAATGACGCCCCCCTCCCCTGTCCCACCCACTCTGACCCAGGGCTTTCATAATCCTGTGGGGAGCTGCTGTCACTCCTGTGGTTTGGGAAGTGGCTCCTTGGGCCTCTTGCTAGGCACTGGGGTTGGGTTCCCTGGCAAGGCAGGGGAGGCAGGGTTCTGCCCTGCCTTGGAAGGAGATGGGTAGCTGCTTGGAGGTGGAAGAGGGTATTTAGGGCCTGCAGATCACCTCCTAAGGGGCCTAGGGGAGAGGGTGGGTGAGCTGGCACCTCCCTCTACCTTGCTCTGTAGCTGGCCAAGCATTCTCCTGACCCTGAGAGAAGTCTCTGGGCCCCATCTCCCAGGGAGGAGGGCAGCAAGCAAGCGACTGTGATTGGCTGGCAGGGAAGCTAGGGTACTGGGGCCCCTGACTGCTGTGAGTCGAGGAACTGGATTCCTCTTCCTGCCAAGTAGCTCTCAGGGATGGGAGTAGGAGGCCAGAGTTGGGAATCCGGGAGGCCCCACAGCTCTTTGTGATGAATCTGGTAGTTTCTGGCAAATCTGAAGATGGAACTGGTTTCCAGGGCCAGGGAGCAAGATGTTTTTGAAGGGATTTAGGCTGGAAGGTAGAAGGGGTCCTCCTCTgtgagaagactggggtgctgtacaTGCCTGTGTGTTTTTCAGAATAGGCAAAATGTGCTCTTCCCCCCAGTCTCTGCCTGAGCTGGGGGTGGAGCATAGATGACTTCCTAGAAGGTCCGCTTTGGGAGGAACCTTTGAGAACTCCATTCAGTCCAAATCCTTGTGCAGCAGAGAGGGTtgaggcccagggaagagggagaagTCCTGCTCACACTGCAGCAAGCAGACCAGGTTCCCTTAAAAGCCAGGGATGTAATGGACGCTACCAGCCACTGCTGCCAGTCCCTCCCTAGGGAATGTTCTCTGCCAAGGAGGACAGATTCTGAAGGGTCGCCTGGATATGGGGGAGGGTGGACACATCCCCTCACCACGGGAACCCCCTGCCACCCCACGGGGAGAGGCCTCTTTGGTTGCCTTTGGGTGTTACTTTGGAGGCTAGGTACTTTcttgccccccgccccccaaggAGCTAGGCTCTGGGGCAGGCCTCAGGAGCAGATCTAGCTTCTTGACCTCACTCTGGCTGTCCCAGGCTGTTGCTCTGGGGCCCTGTGAGAAGCTTGGGGCTGACACTTGGGGACCAAGAGAGGGACAGCTGTGGTTGGGGCCTGGAAGAGGTTGGGTGGGGCTGCCATTTCTGCCTCAATGAGGAGTCAAACCCACGAGTTCCTTCCTGAGATAAAACAATGAAGAAATCCTTAAGCATGCAAGTCGGAAATGGGGCCAGGTCTGGGAACCTTAGATGAGTGAATTGGGGAGGCGTTCCCAGCTTCCCTCTAAGACTTAGTATTGATATGTAGGCTTGGACAGATGGGGGACAGGGCTTGATCCATCCTGTCTGGCTTGGCTTCCACCTTTTCCCCTAAGATTCAAATGACATTGGGCACTATAGGTTCTAGTTAAAGGGAGTTGGATGGGTCAGATACCCCAGGACCCACCCCTGATGTCCCACCAAGGGGATGTGGTTGGGTTGGGTAACCTCCCCTTTGAGGAACCTCAGAGGAGGCTCAGTGGTTGTCATAGGAGTGGCCTCATGCTTACTCCTGTTTCTTCAAGAGGTGTAAGCTTTGCTGGGATGCAGACTTGGGGAGGGGATGGCTGGTATAGACCTCTCCTTTCTCAAATCCTTATGGTTTGGAGAGTCTGCTTTATCCCAGAGGAGCCTCAAGTtcatggtgatgctggtggtatCAGGATTAAAAAGGACAATTCATGTAAAGCATGCAGTACTGGCATCTATTAAATGATTAATAGATCCTCAAAACAAATGTCctgttgggtgtggtggcgcatgcctgtaattccagctactcaggaggctgaggaaggagaatcataagttcaagacctacctcagcaactaagtgacgctctaagcaacttagcaagactttgtctcagaataaaaaaaataaaaggtctggggatgtggcttcgtggtaaaacatccctgggttcagtccccattaTTGGAGTGGGAAATGCCCCCGCTCTTCCCTGCCCTGGACTCTCCAATCCATAATGTCAGTCCCTAAAACAAGAATGAGAAATGGAGTCTTAAGCTTTGAAAGTTTGATGAGCTTTCTTCCCTGTGAGTCTTGTGCTGTTTCCCCCCTCATTTTCTCTTCTCGGGTTACTGagcccccccgccccgcccccttcTTTTTCCAACTACCAGGAGTGGGAGGTGCTGGTCTTGGGAAAACTCAAATGGGACCTGGCTGCTGTGATTGCGCATGATTTTCTGGCCCTGATTCTGCACCGGCTCTCTCTGCCCAGTGACCGACAGGCCTTGGTCAAAAAGCACGCCCAGACCTTTTTGGCCCTCTGTGCTACAGGTAAGACCTCTGTACACATTTTTGCCAAACTCTGAAACAATCAGAAGACTAGG from Ictidomys tridecemlineatus isolate mIctTri1 chromosome 8, mIctTri1.hap1, whole genome shotgun sequence carries:
- the Ccnd3 gene encoding G1/S-specific cyclin-D3 isoform X1, which gives rise to MELLCCEGTRHAPRAGPDPRLLGDQRVLQSLLRLEERYVPRASYFQCVQKEIKPHMRKMLAYWMLEVCEEQRCEEEVFPLAMNYLDRYLSCVPTRKAQLQLLGAVCMLLASKLRETTPLTIEKLCIYTDHAVSPHQMREWEVLVLGKLKWDLAAVIAHDFLALILHRLSLPSDRQALVKKHAQTFLALCATDYTFAMYPPSMIATGSIGAAVQGLGACSTSGDELTELLAGITGTEVDCLRACQEQIEAALRESLREAAQTTPSPAPKAPRGSSSQGPSQTSTPTDVTAIHL
- the Ccnd3 gene encoding G1/S-specific cyclin-D3 isoform X2 translates to MNYLDRYLSCVPTRKAQLQLLGAVCMLLASKLRETTPLTIEKLCIYTDHAVSPHQMREWEVLVLGKLKWDLAAVIAHDFLALILHRLSLPSDRQALVKKHAQTFLALCATDYTFAMYPPSMIATGSIGAAVQGLGACSTSGDELTELLAGITGTEVDCLRACQEQIEAALRESLREAAQTTPSPAPKAPRGSSSQGPSQTSTPTDVTAIHL